A window of Polyodon spathula isolate WHYD16114869_AA chromosome 22, ASM1765450v1, whole genome shotgun sequence contains these coding sequences:
- the LOC121296829 gene encoding trichohyalin-like isoform X3 → MADSDCEGADLGLEDADGQFHSDLDEEHQSSSSSTTVRPRDHCDCLLDAIDAQLSEMQAPSPSGRGIAEGISYKCKAETSRTAAGINQKNYENFGSESSLNTIGTEEYVDSFQTVAVKHVAGVPVKSFDEVTIDSDLDSVKTDRVRKHFQKALSTRNGFVSAKIAAPDDLYSDHSDLDTAKLQQIERTFHDILRRKKSSAQGLKSVSVAAPFGCRSTKRSRSPRKDACRFESSDRMVTDEEEEESLEQRFMESSAEWRTSSPVKWNSCPKRGGELAWGRGLGSEISEAHRRSSHLLDSDRQILEESVSRLRRDLAVEEERLSHRKAQVQETEHSLTEALQKKKHAVQELESVKCAVEKSQKEARGLETRVRDSKSQAEETRAELAVLEYKRDSCLQEVQSLEEELSVLRRQCSATYNSQQSTLQNQVSSLNAEREELRARLRLKEGGLSVLERQELERQLSCARSELFTEQRSAQNKISLLQEQLEDCQVELEERAAQEALLQERSGRLEQQLREMNRRQEEQAEKLALQSSEASQALGRQVQEASVQLLEKDGKISALERILSEKELELLRLREGQAALQAEQEALVTTRETLTQEHQSQLQQLHRDKQLEEEQAKQQLKEELDLIKQQEIQQVRDQALEDKLEAVKHQALSFTLEMEKLTLKIQLKDEETMKLKEAFKQQEESTRKLAEDLKLEAKEMVQGALLREHRKWETEKTEELQRQRGILEEESRRAMHTIKEDLENERRKALPLQNKIIELQTRVQELEFESRALQREKQEAVSEVRSSLREEKQEEILRVREEMDQVKAREVERLRLRLEQEEAEVQRLRAGLDKAAWREKELQTQAERLERGAVLDLSLVCDRIQDFIHSTREQKAGASPAHQRPSSPSRLSLPQAVQALRGACEEQQQHILELHQELDTQRRTVLHIQQDKDRELKQQREELYLEKEAAVEAIKERLIQEHIEEISKLQRPLLKDSGGSECQSLRQQLREKDSELRAIQRNMTHWKDETAAKLAAKFEEELNSELEKCKSDLLKQRRMSKNKPDHQRKIEKLESEMRRLSMERCETAPLCSASTPSLSTAPPTGPQDFSTLKLLRHLQSRVKQLRAENSIYHPGSLDDMAGSYRETIRMMPERLPTRFKSSTRKPLL, encoded by the exons ATGGCAGACAGTGATTGTGAGGGCGCTGACCTTGGTCTGGAAGATGCAGATGGGCAGTTCCATTCAG ACCTGGATGAAGAGCATCAGTCATCCAGCTCCAGCACAACTGTACGGCCAAGAGACCACTGTGACTGTCTTCTGGATGCCATTGATGCCCAGCTCAGTGAAATGCAG GCTCCAAGCCCCAGTGGACGAGGGATTGCTGAGGGTATTTCCTATAAATGTAAAGCAGAGACTTCAAGAACAG CAGCTGgaataaaccaaaaaaactatGAGAACTTTGGCTCCGAGTCCAGCCTGAATACCATTGGCACAGAAGAGTATGTGGACTCATTTCAGACTGTGGCAGTCAAGCATGTTGCTG gggttcCTGTAAAGAGTTTTGATGAAGTGACCATAGACAGCGATCTGGATTCAGTGAAAACAGATAGAGTCCGGAAGCACTTTCAGAAAGCACTCAGTACCAGAAATG GCTTTGTATCTGCTAAGATTGCTGCTCCAGATGACCTCTACTCAGACCACAGTGATCTTGACACGGCTAAACTGCAGCAGATTGAGCGCACGTTCCATGACATTCTGCGCAGAAAGAAAAGCTCTGCTCAGG GTTTGAAGAGTGTATCTGTGGCTGCTCCGTTCGGATGTCGCTCCACTAAAAGATCCCGAAGCCCCAGGAAGGATGCGTGCAG GTTCGAGAGCTCTGATAGGATGGTGActgacgaggaggaggaggagagtttAGAGCAGCGCTTCATGGAGAGCAGTGCAGAGTGGAGGACCAGCAGCCCAGTGAAGTGGAACTCGTGTCCCAAGAGAGGCGGAGAACTGGCCTGGGGGCGGGGCCTGGGCTCGGAGATCAGCGAGGCACACCGG CGTTCTTCCCATTTGTTGGACTCGGATCGGCAGATCTTAGAAGAATCTGTTTCCAGGCTGCGTCGG GATCTTGCTGTGGAGGAGGAGAGATTGTCACACAGGAAGGCCCAGGTGCAAGAGACAGAGCATTCGCTGACTGAGgctcttcagaaaaaaaag CATGCAGTTCAGGAGCTGGAGTCGGTGAAGTGCGCAGTTGAGAAGAGCCAGAAGGAAGCAAGAGGGCTGGAGACCCGGGTCAGAGACAGCAAGAGCCAGGCAGAGGAGACGAG GGCAGAGCTGGCAGTGCTGGAGTACAAGCGGGACTCGTGTCTGCAGGAAGTGCAGAGTCTAGAGGAGGAACTGAGCGTGCTCAGAAGACAGTGCTCCGCCACATACAACAGCCAGCAGAGCACCCTACAGAACCAA gtgtCGTCTCTGAATGCGGAGCGTGAGGAGCTCAGGGCTCGGCTGAGGCTCAAGGAGGGCGGTCTGTCTGTCCTGGAGAGGCAAGAGCTGGAGCGGCAACTGAGCTGCGCCAGGAGCGAGCTGTTCACAGAGCAACGTAGCGCCCAGAACAAGATCAGCCTGCTGCAGGAG CAGCTGGAGGACTGCCAGGTGGAGCTGGAGGAGCGGGCAGCCCAGGAGGCTTTGCTGCAGGAGAGGAGCgggagactggagcagcagctgagAGAGATGAACAGGAGGCAGGAGGAGCAGGCAGAG AAGCTGGCCCTGCAGAGCAGTGAGGCGAGCCAGGCCTTGGGCAGGCAGGTACAGGAGGCATCGGTCCAGCTCCTGGAGAAGGACGGGAAGATCTCGGCACTGGAGCGCATCCTGTCTGAGAAGGAACTAGAGCTGCTGAGGCTGAGGGAGGGCCAGGCCGCCCTGCAGGCCGAGCAAGAGGCCCTGGTCACAACCAGAGAGACCCTGACACAGGAACACCAGAGCCAGCTGCAGCAGCTCCACCGTGACAAGCAGCTGGaggag GAGCAAGCGAAACAACAATTGAAAGAGGAACTGGATTTAATCAAACAGCAAGAAATCCAGCAG GTTAGGGACCAAGCATTGGAGGACAAACTGGAGGCTGTAAAGCACCAAGCACTTTCCTTCACACTGGAGATGGAGAAACTCACCCTGAAAATCCAG TTAAAAGATGAAGAAACTATGAAGCTGAAGGAAGCATTCAAGCAGCAAGAGGAGTCCACAAGGAAGCTAGCTGAGGACCTCAAACTGGAAGCCAAAGAGATG GTGCAGGGGGCTTTGCTCCGGGAACACAGGAAATGGGAAACAGAGAAGACAGAGGAGCTCCAGAGGCAGCGTGGGATACTGgaggaggagagcaggagagcCATGCACACCATCAAGGAGGACCTGGAGAATGAAAGGAGGAAAGCACTCCCCCTGCAGAATAAAATTATCGAGCTGCAAACT AGAGTGCAGGAGCTGGAGTTTGAGAGCAGAGCCCTGCAGAGAGAGAAGCAGGAGGCTGTCAGTGAGGTGCGGAGCTCTCTCAGGGAGGAGAAACAGGAGGAGATACTCCGAGTCAGGGAGGAGATGGACCAG GTGAAGGCCCGTGAGGTGGAGAGGCTCAGGCTGAGGCTGGAGCAGGAGGAGGCAGAGGTGCAGAGGCTCAGGGCTGGCCTGGACAAGGCAGCGTGGAGGGAGAAGGAGCTGCAGACACAGGCCGAGCGACTGGAGAGGGGAGCAGTGCTGGACCTCAGCCTGGTGTGCGACCGCATCCAGGACTTCATACATAGCACAAGGGAGCAAAAAGCCGGAGCCAGCCCAGCACACCAGAGACCCAG CAGCCCCTCTCGTCTGTCCCTTCCCCAAGCTGTGCAGGCCCTGCGCGGGGCTTgtgaggagcagcagcagcacatcCTGGAGCTGCACCAGGAGCTGGACACACAGAGACGCACCGTCCTGCACATCCAGCAAGACAAG GATCGGGAGCTGAAGCAACAGCGTGAGGAGCTGTATCTGGAAAAGGAGGCGGCGGTGGAGGCCATCAAGGAGCGCCTCATCCAG GAGCACATCGAGGAGATCAGTAAGTTGCAGCGCCCCCTGCTGAAAGACTCCGGGGGCAGCGAGTGCCAGTCTCTCCGCCAGCAGCTCCGTGAGAAGGACAGCGAGCTGAGAGCCATCCAGAGGAACATGACCCACTGGAAGGACGAGACCGCCGCCAAGCTGGCCGCCAAGTTTGAGGAGGAACTCAACTCTGAGCTTGAGAA ATGCAAGTCTGATTTGTTAAAGCAAAG ACGGATGTCCAAGAACAAACCTGATCAccaaagaaaaatagaaaagctGGAATCAGAAATGAGAAGATTATCAATG GAGAGGTGTGAGACTGCTCCCCTGTGCTCAGCCTCCACCCCTTCCCTGAGCACAGCACCCCCTACTGGGCCCCAGGACTTCAGCACACTGAAACTGCTCCGGCACCTGCAGAGTCGTGTGAAGCAGCTGCGTGCTGAGAACAGCATCTACCACCCAGGGAGCCTCGACGACATGGCCGGCTCCTACCGGGAAACA ATTCGTATGATGCCGGAAAGGCTGCCAACAAGATTCAAATCCAGTACCAGAAAACCACTCCTCTGA